The region CTTAGAGCCCGTTGCAATGGGCGAGAAGATTTCGGGCGCAGCAATCTCTGAGCCAGATACCGGCTCCGACGTCTCCTCCGTCTCCACGCGTGCCGAAAAGGACGGTGACGAGTGGGTCATCAACGGCAACAAGATGTGGATCACGAACGGCTCTATCGGGGACTTCTTCGTCGTCCTGTGTGAGACCAATCCCGACGCCGAGGGTCGCTACAACGGCTTCAGCCAGATCGTCGTCGAATCCGACCGCGACGGCTTCAGTGCCGAGAAGATCACCGGCAAACTGGGCATCCGCGCCTCCGACACCGCCGAACTCGTCTTCGACGACGTTCGCGTTCCCGAGGAGAACCTCATCGGCACCAAAGACGCCGCCTTCATGCAACAGATGCAGTTCTTCGACGAAACCCGAACCGCCGTCGCCGCACAGGGCGTCGGCATCGCAAAAGGCGCACTTCGGGCCGCCCTCGAGTACGCCCAAGACCGCGAACAGTTTGGCAAGTCGATCTCGGAGTTCCAGGCCATCCAGCACAAACTCGCCGAGATGGCAACTGACACCGAGGCCGCCCGCAACTTGACGTATAAGGCTGCCTGGAACGTCGATCAGGGCGGTGACGTGACCAAACTCGCCTCGATGGCCAAAGAGCAAGCGTCCCGCGTCGCCGTCGAGGTCGCAGACGAAGCGGTCCAGATCCACGGCGGCGCTGGCTACGTTAACGACTTCCCCGTCGAGCGATTCTACCGCGACGCCAAGATCACCCAGATCTACGAGGGCACGACCGAAATCCAGAAAAACATCATCGCTCGAGAGTTGCTCGGCAAAGGGTTCTAACGAGAACCCGTTCAATCCGGTCCTGAACGTCACCAATCCTGAAATACGTTTGCGAATTGGTGTACACAAATGAGTGTGCTCCGGACGGTGTGGTGTACAGATATTTATTTCTGGATCAGTTATTCCAACTACTCACGCTATTTTATACACTCTGTGGGTAATTCGACCAATCTAACCGTTTGCTGAGCAAGAAAGCTTATACCGGACGGTTCAACTCTTGCAATTATGGCACGCGATAATCCGGTCCAACGTCGGAGCCAAACAGCATCAACAGACGACTCACACCTCCCGAATCTCGTGACCATCGTTGGTCGCGGCGTTCCCTCGAACTTCGAGATCGCCGTCGACGGTGAAATCGAGATGCTCGCAGACGACCCCGTTGCGGAAGCGACGGTCGTCTCCGAGAACGTTGCCGAAGGGGCAATCGACGTCGGTGTGCAACGATTCCGGTTCTCAGGCGACATGGCAAACGTCCGCGTCGTCGACTGGAACGGTGTCCCCGCACCAGAATCGTCGAGTACACCGAACGTTCACGTCGATTACAACGTTTCTGGCCGATAATACCGACTTCGGGTAGGGGTTTTACGGAGTATCCATCTCCTTGAGTACAATCGCTACAAGAATTTGTTTGATTACTAGTACATGTTGGCTACCTCATGGGAGTTACAACAGATGGATGCCCAGAATCAACAGACAGCGCCCTGCTTCGACTCACCTTCGATATCGAAGGTCATCTGAATGTATCTGTCAACCTGGGTAGTTGATATGAGTAGTTTTATTCGATACGGTTTGGAAGTATGTGGTGTATGGAGAGTGGTGGCGATAGCGTCGATGGGGCAGTTCGAAAACCACCGAGTCGAGCCGTTATCGAAGCGGTTGCAGATGCAGAAGGCGTCTCTCCGGTCGATTTACGACCGCCAGAGTATGAACCCTTACATGCGGCCATTGATCCCGAATCGCTCGATGGATTGTTCGACAGCCAGGCTGATGGAACGCCTCGAGTTGGTGGTTCTGTCTCGTTTCACTACTGCGATTATCACGTCATCGTGACGGCAGACGCCAACGTCACTCTCGAGTCGGATACGGACGAAGAATAAGTTGGCAGGGCCTGACCAACAGCGACTCGAGTCAATAGCCGGTGAGACCGACGGGGGCGCTGTGGCGAACGTGTTCGGAGACGGGCAACCGCAGAACAAGAAGACAAATACGCCATCGCTCCAACGGTTCGATAATGGCAACCGTGGACGCGAAACGGCAGCTTCGAGAGCGCCCTGTCGGCATCACACTGCTGTTGACGGTGGTCGGTTACACACTCGTCATCGGCACGTTCGTCCTGGATGTTCCGCTGTATCCTGATCTGACGAACGCACAGGTGAATCTCTTTACGCACGCGATTGCGGTGATCAACGCGGTGACAACGGTATTGTTACTCTGTGGCTGGTACTGGATTCGTGCCGGCGAAACGGAAAAACATCGCGCGGCAATGTTGGGGAGTTTTGCGACGATTTTACTCTTTCTGGTCGTCTATCTCATTCGGGTTGGTGGCGGCGGAACGAAGGAGTTCGTCGGCGACGAACTCGTGCGAAACGCCTACCTCATCATGCTGGCGATCCACATCATCCTCTCGATCGTCGCCGTTCCAGTCGTCCTCTACGCACTCATCCTTGGGCTGACCCACACGCCCGCAGAACTGCGCGAGACCGCCCACGCTCGAGTTGGTCGAATTGCGGCCGGATCGTGGATTCTGAGTCTCGTTCTCGGCATTGTCACGTACCTCATGCTCAATCACATCTACGACTACGAGTTCGCGATGATCGTGGGACTGCCCTAACATGAATAACGTATAGCGTTCTCTACTTGTCAGCAGCTTTGGAATGACCTTTACCCCTGCGAAGGCGGTACTAGCGGTGAGATGGGGCCGTCGAACCACCGATCGACCGACGAACCCGAGCAGTATCTCCACCAGCAACAGGTTCTCGCCGATCTGGGGAGTCGCGCCCTTGAGACGGAGTCCCTTGAAAACCTCTTTCAAGACGCCACAGAGACGGTGCTCGACATACTGCCGGTGGATCGGTGTGCGATTCTCGAGTATCGGGCGGGTAGTGACGGCCACGACAACGATAGCCAGGTTATTCTGCGAACGGTCGCTGGAACGGATGCAACGGATACGCCACAGACGACAAGCCCAATAGAAACGGAAACACAAGCCGGCTACGCACTCGAGGCTGACGGCCCTGTCGTTGTCGAGGATCTCCGAACTGACCCGCAGTTTCGGGCAGCGGATCCGTTTTTTGACGGTGAGGCAATCGCAGGTGTGGCTGTCAGCATCGGGCCCACAACAGAGCCGTGGGGCGTTCTCTGTGCACATTCGACGACGAGTGAACCGGCTGTCACCGCTGGCGTCCCCGTGTTGCAAAACGTCGCAAATATCCTCGCATCGACGCTCCAGCGCGAATGCACGGCACGACAACACGACGAAGAGGCAGCGTTCAGACGGACGGTTCTCGAGACCTGCCCACTCGGAATCACGCTGATCGACGCCGATGGGATGAACGAGTTTGCCAATGAGCGTGCCGAAGCGTTGCTTGGACGGTCGAATCCAGAGTTACAGACATACGCACACGATGACGATCGGTGGAGTCTCATCGACGAACACGGTGAGGAACTCGCTGAAGCGGACCTGCCGTTCGCAACGGTCCGCGAAACGGGTGAGCCAGTGTACGACGAAACCGTCGGTATCGAACATCCCGATGGCGAGCGGGTCTGGCTCTCAGCACACTGTGGGCCAGTCATCCACGGTAGTGAGTTCGAAGGTGCCGTCTACGCCCTTCGGGACATCACCGAGCGACGACGTCTCGAGAGCAAACTCGAGGAAATTCTCGGCCGCGTCGACGATGCGATCTGTGCGCTCGATACGGACCTGCGATATACACACGTTAACGAACGCGCCGAGGAACTCCTTCAGCAGTCCGAATCGGAACTGCTTGGCGAACGACTCTGGGAGCGGTTTCCCGAGGCGACCGAAGACGAAGCCGTCCAGCAGAGTTTCGAAGAGGCACTCGAGACCCTCGAGCAGACCAGTTACGAACATTACTACGAACCTGTCGACGCCTGGTTCGAAGTGACTCTGTACCCGTCTGAAACTGGCATTTCGGTCTACTTCCGTGATATCACTGAGCGCAAAGAGTCCCAGCGCCAACTCGAGGAGTCAAACGAGCGACTCGAGCAGTTCGCCTATGCGGCCAGTCACGATTTACAGGAGCCCCTGCGGATGGTGACGAGCTATCTGCAGTTGATTGAGGGCCGCTACAGCGATGAGTTAGACGACGACGCACAGGAGTTCATTGACTTCGCGGTCGACGGTGCCGAGCGGATGCGTGAGATGATCGATGGGTTGCTTGCGTTCTCGCGAGTCGAAACGCAGGGAGCACCGTTCGAACCAGTCGATCTGAACGATGTACTTGCAGATGTGAGACGCGACTTGCGTGTCCAGATCGACGAGCAAGAGGCGACGATTACAGCCGACTCGCTGCCGACTGTCTACGGCGACGGCAATCAGTTGCGACAGGTCATCCAGAACCTGCTTTCGAATGCGATTACCTACGCCGGTGACGAGCCGCCGGAAATCGAAATCTCGAGCGAGCGCCACAGCCGAAACTGGTGGCGGATCGACGTCAGTGACGCCGGTATCGGGATCGAGCCCGAAGACGCAGCGCGCGTCTTTGGCGTCTTTCAGCGGCTACACGCGGACGATGAGGGTTCTGGGAGCGGCATTGGGCTGGCGCTGTGTGAGCGAATCGTCGAACGCCACGGTGGCGACATCTGGGTTGACTCCGAACCGGGCGAGGGATCGACATTTTCGCTGACGCTTCCCACACTCGAGGGCAATGCACCGGCGGAATCCATCGACTCCGCCTAGTCGACACAACTCCACCGATACCGCGTCCTCCACTCAATCCGTCTGCGGAATCGAGCGCGCACCGAGTGCGAACGCAACGAGAGCGATTGCAAGCAGTATCCCGAGATTCGAAATGGCGGGGTCAATGCCGGCGATTGACGCTGTTTCTGCTGTCTCCGGGGCCG is a window of Natronolimnobius sp. AArcel1 DNA encoding:
- a CDS encoding acyl-CoA dehydrogenase family protein; translation: MDFGLSDEQEQIRDEIQRFAENEIVPVAAEYDEEEKYPHEIIDKAAEMGLTGAYIPIEYGGAGYSILDTAIITEELFAYDPGIALSIVSTSFGCEAIMNFGTEEQKERFLEPVAMGEKISGAAISEPDTGSDVSSVSTRAEKDGDEWVINGNKMWITNGSIGDFFVVLCETNPDAEGRYNGFSQIVVESDRDGFSAEKITGKLGIRASDTAELVFDDVRVPEENLIGTKDAAFMQQMQFFDETRTAVAAQGVGIAKGALRAALEYAQDREQFGKSISEFQAIQHKLAEMATDTEAARNLTYKAAWNVDQGGDVTKLASMAKEQASRVAVEVADEAVQIHGGAGYVNDFPVERFYRDAKITQIYEGTTEIQKNIIARELLGKGF
- a CDS encoding HalOD1 output domain-containing protein, which produces MESGGDSVDGAVRKPPSRAVIEAVADAEGVSPVDLRPPEYEPLHAAIDPESLDGLFDSQADGTPRVGGSVSFHYCDYHVIVTADANVTLESDTDEE
- a CDS encoding DUF420 domain-containing protein, producing the protein MATVDAKRQLRERPVGITLLLTVVGYTLVIGTFVLDVPLYPDLTNAQVNLFTHAIAVINAVTTVLLLCGWYWIRAGETEKHRAAMLGSFATILLFLVVYLIRVGGGGTKEFVGDELVRNAYLIMLAIHIILSIVAVPVVLYALILGLTHTPAELRETAHARVGRIAAGSWILSLVLGIVTYLMLNHIYDYEFAMIVGLP
- a CDS encoding ATP-binding protein, which encodes MGPSNHRSTDEPEQYLHQQQVLADLGSRALETESLENLFQDATETVLDILPVDRCAILEYRAGSDGHDNDSQVILRTVAGTDATDTPQTTSPIETETQAGYALEADGPVVVEDLRTDPQFRAADPFFDGEAIAGVAVSIGPTTEPWGVLCAHSTTSEPAVTAGVPVLQNVANILASTLQRECTARQHDEEAAFRRTVLETCPLGITLIDADGMNEFANERAEALLGRSNPELQTYAHDDDRWSLIDEHGEELAEADLPFATVRETGEPVYDETVGIEHPDGERVWLSAHCGPVIHGSEFEGAVYALRDITERRRLESKLEEILGRVDDAICALDTDLRYTHVNERAEELLQQSESELLGERLWERFPEATEDEAVQQSFEEALETLEQTSYEHYYEPVDAWFEVTLYPSETGISVYFRDITERKESQRQLEESNERLEQFAYAASHDLQEPLRMVTSYLQLIEGRYSDELDDDAQEFIDFAVDGAERMREMIDGLLAFSRVETQGAPFEPVDLNDVLADVRRDLRVQIDEQEATITADSLPTVYGDGNQLRQVIQNLLSNAITYAGDEPPEIEISSERHSRNWWRIDVSDAGIGIEPEDAARVFGVFQRLHADDEGSGSGIGLALCERIVERHGGDIWVDSEPGEGSTFSLTLPTLEGNAPAESIDSA